The following are from one region of the Jatrophihabitans telluris genome:
- a CDS encoding alpha/beta fold hydrolase has product MALNHVRRGSGSPLLLVHGLGAGWRSWSPILDELAERREVIAVDLPGFGETPPLTGEVSIATLTDSVVDFIREQGLDGVSTVGQSMGGRMVLELARRGVGGDTVALDPGGFWSDREVAVFGATLRPSIALVQALRGRLPALLGSPVGRTLLLAQFSARPWALSRETVLPDVRGLADSPSTGAALNALIKGPKQQGAPAGTVPGRVTIGWGRRDLVTLPRQAARATELFPDAALHWFQRCGHFPQWDAPHEATRLILASTD; this is encoded by the coding sequence GTGGCGTTGAATCACGTACGACGAGGAAGCGGCAGCCCGCTGCTGCTCGTGCACGGTCTGGGTGCTGGGTGGCGATCGTGGTCCCCGATCCTCGACGAGCTGGCCGAGCGCCGTGAGGTGATCGCCGTCGACCTCCCGGGGTTCGGCGAGACACCGCCGCTGACCGGTGAGGTTTCGATCGCCACCTTGACCGACTCCGTCGTGGACTTCATCCGCGAACAGGGCCTGGACGGGGTCTCGACCGTCGGCCAGTCGATGGGCGGGCGTATGGTGCTCGAGCTCGCGCGGCGCGGCGTTGGTGGTGACACTGTGGCGTTGGACCCGGGCGGCTTCTGGAGCGACCGCGAGGTCGCCGTCTTCGGCGCCACGCTGCGGCCATCGATCGCTTTGGTCCAAGCGTTGCGAGGCCGGCTGCCAGCGCTGCTCGGCAGCCCTGTCGGGAGGACTTTGCTGCTGGCGCAGTTCTCGGCACGGCCCTGGGCGCTCTCGCGCGAGACCGTGCTGCCCGACGTGCGCGGGCTGGCGGACTCCCCGTCGACTGGCGCTGCCTTGAACGCCCTGATCAAGGGACCCAAGCAACAGGGAGCCCCCGCTGGCACAGTGCCCGGCCGGGTCACGATCGGTTGGGGTCGTCGTGACCTGGTGACTCTGCCGAGACAGGCCGCGCGCGCCACCGAACTTTTCCCCGACGCCGCGTTGCACTGGTTTCAGCGGTGCGGTCATTTTCCACAATGGGACGCGCCCCACGAAGCGACCCGGCTGATTCTCGCCAGCACCGATTGA
- a CDS encoding nucleotidyl transferase AbiEii/AbiGii toxin family protein: protein MTEFQLQVAQLFFGLPASDGFLLAGGGALLAQGLTARPTQDLDFFTRPGAGDVGSARDQLLAAAGEHGWDVDVVQDSDTFCRMLIHGPNDLLVDLALDSAPGRPAMASLAGPTFAPAELAGRKLIALFDRAAARDFVDVFTLSRRFSKAELLELACELDAGFDVAVFVDMIGLLSRYSDVDLDLGDVNAAEVRTFFADWSTELEPGRQ, encoded by the coding sequence TTGACGGAGTTTCAGCTGCAGGTGGCGCAGCTGTTCTTCGGCCTGCCGGCCAGTGACGGATTTCTGCTGGCTGGGGGAGGGGCGTTGCTGGCGCAGGGTCTGACGGCGCGCCCGACCCAGGATCTAGATTTCTTCACTCGGCCTGGGGCGGGCGACGTCGGGTCGGCGAGGGATCAGCTCCTCGCCGCGGCGGGCGAGCACGGTTGGGATGTCGATGTCGTGCAGGACAGCGACACGTTCTGCCGCATGCTCATCCACGGGCCCAATGATTTGCTGGTGGACCTGGCTTTGGACTCCGCTCCGGGTCGTCCTGCGATGGCCAGCCTCGCTGGTCCGACGTTCGCGCCGGCGGAGCTGGCCGGGCGCAAGCTGATCGCGCTGTTCGACCGTGCCGCCGCCCGCGACTTCGTGGACGTCTTCACCCTCAGTCGTCGATTCAGCAAGGCAGAGCTGCTCGAGCTGGCATGCGAGCTCGACGCGGGCTTCGACGTCGCAGTCTTCGTCGACATGATCGGTCTGCTCTCGCGGTACAGCGACGTCGATCTCGACCTCGGCGACGTGAACGCTGCCGAGGTCCGGACGTTCTTCGCGGACTGGAGCACCGAGCTCGAACCTGGCCGGCAGTGA
- a CDS encoding helix-turn-helix domain-containing protein translates to MSNDEPAIDPAAGEIVGPWLKALRQRRNITLTALAERTGISKSTLSRLETGQRRPTLELLLALSREFRVPLDDLVAAPEVGDPRVRLKPSSVKGRAVIPLTRQPEGTQAWKIVIPADKTNPELRSHDGHEWIYVLSGRMRLLLGDGDWILGPGEIAEFDTKVPHWFGSTGDGPAEILSIFGRPGERMKVRVSDRT, encoded by the coding sequence GTGTCAAACGATGAGCCGGCGATCGACCCGGCGGCGGGCGAGATCGTCGGACCGTGGCTGAAGGCCCTGCGACAGCGGCGCAACATCACGTTGACCGCGCTTGCCGAACGTACCGGGATCTCCAAGAGCACCTTGTCCCGGCTAGAGACCGGTCAGCGCCGGCCCACCCTCGAGCTGCTGCTCGCGCTCTCCCGCGAGTTCCGCGTGCCCCTCGACGACCTCGTCGCCGCGCCTGAAGTAGGCGATCCCCGAGTGCGACTTAAGCCCAGCAGCGTGAAAGGCCGGGCCGTCATCCCGCTCACCCGCCAGCCCGAAGGCACCCAAGCTTGGAAGATCGTCATCCCGGCTGACAAGACGAATCCAGAGCTCCGATCGCACGACGGGCACGAGTGGATATACGTCCTGTCAGGTCGCATGCGTCTACTACTTGGTGACGGTGATTGGATTCTTGGGCCCGGCGAGATCGCTGAATTCGACACGAAGGTCCCGCACTGGTTCGGCAGCACCGGCGACGGCCCAGCCGAAATCCTCAGCATCTTCGGGCGACCCGGCGAGCGAATGAAAGTCCGAGTCTCCGACCGCACGTGA
- a CDS encoding NAD(P)/FAD-dependent oxidoreductase — protein MSDYDITIIGSGAAGLSAALVLSRARRRVLVLDGGTPRNAPAAHMHGFLSRDGVPPADLLDAGREEIARYGAQIREARATSLVPDGADRIWVITEDGGRIRTRRVLVATGLRDELPQIPGLADRWARDVLHCPYCHGWEVANQRLGVLGWSPEAPRYAQIVRQWSTDITYLASPDNNLSVADRAAMTARGITVIDAAIAALVIDDDRLRGVELDDGCVTGIDALFVPPRFVPHSDLLRELGAEFDPRGWIAVDPTGRTSARNVWAAGNVVDPRAQVITAAGQGSAAAIAINADLIDEDVRVALDVTRHGLLPTN, from the coding sequence ATGAGCGATTACGACATCACCATCATCGGCTCGGGCGCAGCCGGACTGTCGGCGGCATTGGTTCTGTCCCGGGCCCGCCGCCGGGTCCTGGTGCTTGACGGCGGCACACCACGCAATGCGCCGGCCGCCCACATGCATGGTTTCTTGTCCCGCGATGGCGTGCCACCGGCCGACCTGCTTGATGCCGGTCGCGAAGAGATCGCGCGCTACGGCGCGCAGATTCGCGAGGCGCGGGCAACGAGCCTCGTTCCGGACGGCGCCGACCGCATCTGGGTCATCACTGAGGATGGCGGGCGGATCCGCACCCGTCGGGTACTGGTCGCTACCGGCCTGCGCGACGAGTTGCCGCAGATTCCGGGACTAGCCGACCGGTGGGCGCGCGATGTACTGCACTGCCCCTACTGCCACGGCTGGGAAGTCGCCAACCAGCGCCTAGGCGTTCTGGGCTGGTCCCCCGAGGCGCCCCGCTACGCCCAGATCGTCCGGCAGTGGAGCACCGACATCACCTACCTCGCTTCGCCCGACAACAATCTCAGCGTCGCCGACCGCGCCGCGATGACCGCTCGCGGCATCACGGTCATTGATGCCGCGATCGCTGCGCTGGTCATCGACGACGATCGGCTGCGCGGGGTCGAACTGGACGACGGCTGTGTCACCGGAATCGACGCCCTGTTCGTGCCGCCCCGGTTCGTCCCGCACAGCGACCTGCTGCGAGAACTGGGCGCCGAGTTCGACCCCCGCGGTTGGATCGCCGTCGACCCAACCGGCCGCACCTCAGCCCGCAACGTCTGGGCGGCCGGCAACGTCGTCGACCCCCGCGCCCAAGTCATAACTGCCGCCGGTCAAGGTTCGGCCGCGGCGATCGCCATCAACGCCGACCTCATTGATGAGGACGTCCGCGTCGCCCTAGACGTGACCCGCCACGGGCTACTGCCCACCAACTGA
- a CDS encoding DUF4386 domain-containing protein has translation MNVNASQSPDRMRKVALLGGLAYLATFAASMPQLGLFSKVIDDPDYILAHGSDASLRLGSILELITGLACIATAVALYPAIRCVSRSAAIGFVASRTLEAAVIFAGTMSLLALVTLHEQYDGATGAERDALGVVGQALVATRQWSFLIGPGLIPAVNAAFLGYALYRSRLVPRAIPTIGLVGAPLIALSAIATIGGLWDQTSVTGSLFALPIAAWEFSLGIYLTFKGFARSPQESADMHDAAPQTHRLLPA, from the coding sequence ATGAACGTCAACGCCTCACAAAGCCCGGACCGCATGCGCAAAGTCGCCCTGCTGGGTGGTCTCGCGTATCTCGCGACCTTCGCCGCCTCGATGCCCCAGCTGGGCCTCTTCAGCAAGGTCATCGATGACCCCGACTACATCCTGGCGCACGGAAGCGACGCCAGCCTGCGCCTCGGCTCGATCCTCGAACTGATCACCGGCCTCGCCTGCATCGCTACAGCGGTCGCGTTGTATCCGGCGATCCGGTGCGTCAGTCGCAGCGCCGCGATCGGCTTCGTCGCTTCCCGCACCCTCGAAGCGGCCGTCATCTTCGCCGGCACCATGAGCCTTCTTGCCCTAGTTACCCTTCACGAGCAGTACGACGGCGCCACGGGAGCCGAGCGCGACGCGCTCGGTGTCGTCGGCCAGGCCCTCGTCGCCACCCGGCAATGGTCGTTCCTGATCGGCCCCGGCCTCATCCCCGCCGTCAACGCTGCATTCCTGGGCTACGCGCTGTACAGGTCCCGCCTGGTTCCCCGCGCTATCCCCACCATCGGACTCGTCGGCGCACCGCTGATCGCCCTCTCGGCGATCGCCACTATCGGCGGACTGTGGGATCAGACGAGCGTCACCGGCAGCCTGTTCGCACTGCCCATCGCCGCCTGGGAGTTCTCACTCGGCATCTACCTGACGTTCAAGGGATTTGCGCGCTCACCGCAGGAGTCGGCGGACATGCACGATGCCGCCCCGCAGACCCACAGGCTCCTGCCTGCGTGA
- a CDS encoding NAD(P)-dependent alcohol dehydrogenase, with translation MKALTQDRYGRADVLEVRDIERPTAGDRQLLVRLVAAGMDRGAWHFMTGEPYLMRLLGFGLRAPNVAVPGTNFAGVVEAVGRDARGFKPGDEVYGVTRGTFAEYAVAPIDKVAPKPPQLSFEQAAVLPYPTFVAMQALRDQGHVQPGQRVLVVGASGAVGTIAVQLAVAFGATVTGVCSGRHADLVRSLGATEVVDYTKGDFADRSRRFDLIIDIGGRTPISLLRHALTRTGTLVIVGGEGDRWIGGTQRQLWASVLSAFVPQNLRAFVVKENAAELLAMNELVAAGRVTPILGPAFPLTDGSAGIAAFEAGQSDGRIVITT, from the coding sequence TGAAAGCACTCACCCAAGATCGGTACGGACGCGCGGACGTGCTCGAGGTCCGTGACATCGAGCGCCCGACGGCAGGGGACCGGCAACTCCTGGTCCGCCTCGTCGCAGCGGGGATGGACCGCGGCGCGTGGCATTTCATGACAGGTGAGCCCTACCTCATGCGGCTTCTCGGATTCGGCCTCCGTGCGCCGAACGTCGCCGTGCCGGGGACGAATTTCGCCGGTGTGGTAGAGGCCGTCGGTCGCGACGCACGCGGGTTCAAGCCCGGCGACGAGGTGTACGGCGTGACCCGCGGGACGTTCGCAGAGTACGCCGTCGCGCCGATCGACAAGGTCGCACCGAAGCCGCCGCAGCTGTCTTTCGAGCAGGCCGCAGTACTGCCGTACCCGACGTTCGTCGCGATGCAGGCACTACGCGATCAGGGGCACGTCCAGCCGGGGCAGCGGGTGCTCGTGGTCGGCGCCTCCGGCGCCGTCGGCACGATCGCGGTCCAGCTCGCGGTCGCGTTCGGCGCCACGGTGACCGGCGTGTGCAGCGGTCGTCACGCCGACCTCGTGCGCTCCCTCGGCGCTACCGAAGTCGTCGACTACACCAAAGGAGACTTCGCCGACCGGTCACGACGGTTCGACCTCATCATCGACATCGGCGGCCGGACACCCATTTCCCTTTTGCGCCACGCACTGACGCGGACCGGCACGCTCGTAATCGTCGGCGGCGAAGGCGACCGCTGGATCGGAGGCACCCAGCGGCAGCTGTGGGCCAGCGTGCTGTCCGCGTTCGTCCCGCAGAACCTCCGCGCATTCGTTGTCAAGGAGAACGCGGCCGAACTGTTGGCAATGAACGAACTCGTAGCCGCCGGCAGGGTTACCCCAATACTCGGACCAGCTTTTCCGCTCACCGACGGCTCGGCCGGCATCGCCGCGTTCGAGGCCGGACAATCCGACGGGCGCATCGTCATCACGACCTGA